One part of the Vicia villosa cultivar HV-30 ecotype Madison, WI linkage group LG6, Vvil1.0, whole genome shotgun sequence genome encodes these proteins:
- the LOC131613538 gene encoding uncharacterized protein LOC131613538, whose protein sequence is MAGRNDVAIAADLEVMAHAMENQLNVSENAGSRSLDTFQRENSPVFKAKVADDWWLETCQRLKVGSEEVTWAMFRREFPRKYFPEDVRGKKEIEFLKLIQGSMSITACAANFGELAKFYKLYDGPNREFSKCIKFENELRPKIKKAISYQKIRVFVDLVDSCRIYEEDSTTHYKMISEKRNKSHQNRGKPYDTSAGKGKQKSAQGQRTSGGDAPAGIVCFKCGKPGHKSNVCTGEAKRCFHCGKAGHEITDCNFKTIVCFNCGEEEHVNTQCKNPKKAQAGGKVFALAETQTSSNDRLIRA, encoded by the exons ATGGCTGGAAGAAACGATGTCGCGATTGCTGCTGATTTGGAAGTCATGGCTCATGCTATGGAGAATCAGCTGAACGTTAGCGAGAATGCTGGGTCTCGCAGTTTGGATACCTTCCAGAGAGAGAATTCGCCTGTCTTCAAGG CGAAGgtggctgatgactggtggttggagACTTGCCAGAGACTGAAAGTTGGTAGTGAGGAAGTGACTTGGGCTATGTTTCGTAGGGAGTTCccgaggaagtactttcctgaggatgttcgtGGCAAGAAAGAGATCGAGTTCCTTAAGCTGATACAAGGGAGCATGTCAATCACTGCTTGTGCTGCGAACTTTGGTGAGCTGGCTAAGTTCTACAAGCTCTATGATGGACCAAATAGAGAGTTCTCGAAGTGCATCAAGTTCGAGAACGAGTTGCGCCCAAAAATTAAGAAGGCTATTAGCTATCAGAAGATTCGGGTATTTGTTGACTTGGTGGATAGTTGCCGGATCTATGAGGAAGATAGCACTACTCACTATAAAATGATCAGTGAGAAGAGGAATAAGAGTCACCAGAACCGTGGCAAGCCGTATGATACTTCAGCTGGCAAGGGTAAACAAAAATCTGCACAGGGTCAGaggactagtgggggagatgctcctgctggtaTAGTATGCTTCAAATGTGGAAAACCGGGTCACAAAAGTAATGTTTGTACCGGAGAAGCAAAGAGATGTTTTCATTGCGGAAAAGCTGGCCATGAGATTACAGATTGCAATTTTAAGACAATTGTATGTTTTAACTGTGGTGAGGAAGAACACGTCAACACTCAATGTAAAAATCCAAAGAAGGCGCAAGCGGGTGGAAAGGTTTTTGCTCTGGCTGAGACTCAGACATCTAGTAATGATCGGTTGATCAGAG cttga